A single region of the Thermoflexus sp. genome encodes:
- a CDS encoding nucleotidyltransferase domain-containing protein, giving the protein MPGGSWGSCSTTWENSPQAHDIRTFLDRLRELEPEAVFLFGSLARGDYLDTSDVDLLVLFSRPVPYGEVDRRARGNFHILVETWEKVWRQVREGEPFYLEIMLEEREGRGRALIEAARETAHAMGFRRTPRGWTWSVAARTQPASEDTP; this is encoded by the coding sequence ATGCCGGGCGGATCATGGGGTTCGTGCAGCACAACTTGGGAGAACAGCCCCCAGGCCCATGATATCCGCACCTTTCTGGACCGCCTGAGGGAACTGGAGCCGGAGGCGGTTTTCCTGTTCGGTTCGCTGGCGCGGGGCGACTATCTGGATACCAGCGATGTGGACCTGCTGGTCCTGTTCTCCCGGCCGGTGCCCTATGGGGAAGTGGATCGACGGGCCCGTGGGAACTTCCACATCCTGGTGGAGACCTGGGAGAAGGTGTGGCGGCAGGTCCGGGAGGGCGAGCCGTTTTATCTGGAGATCATGCTGGAGGAACGCGAGGGGCGGGGCCGGGCGCTGATCGAGGCGGCCCGGGAAACCGCCCACGCCATGGGCTTCCGGCGCACCCCGCGAGGATGGACCTGGTCGGTTGCCGCTCGAACCCAGCCCGCATCGGAGGACACGCCATGA
- the gatB gene encoding Asp-tRNA(Asn)/Glu-tRNA(Gln) amidotransferase subunit GatB, with protein sequence MEFEPVIGLEIHAELQTRSKMFCACPVVDSTTAEPNRYVCPVCAGMPGTLPVPNRRAIEWTILTGLALNCEIAEYSLFYRKNYFYPDLPSEYQRSMYDYPLCRNGYLEIDTPDGPRRVRIRRVHIEEDTGKLIHVGGATLVDFNRAGVPLMEIVTEPDMHSVEEVKAFAIALRTLLRYLGVNSGDMEKGVIRFEANVSVRPKGETRLGTRTEIKNLNSFRALVRAVEYEIRRQIEIVRSGGRVEQETMGWDEARGITVPQRGKEHAHDYRYFPEPDIPPLMISREWVEEIRAMLPELPRARLARFEQAYGLTRYEAALLTEDHRVADYFERAVMLAREGEPAVEPRTLAAWITGELFRLMNEANREIQDVRVPPESLVELIRMVQRGEINMNTGKLVLREAFETGEAPRRIVEARGLAQIRDVEALREIVRQVIEANPKEVESYLRGKEGVLKWFVGQVMRATRGQADPQRVNELVREALEARRASPA encoded by the coding sequence GTGGAATTCGAGCCGGTTATCGGTCTGGAGATCCATGCCGAGCTCCAGACGCGATCCAAGATGTTCTGCGCATGCCCGGTTGTGGATAGCACAACGGCCGAGCCCAACCGTTACGTGTGCCCGGTGTGCGCCGGGATGCCCGGGACGCTCCCTGTCCCCAACCGGCGGGCGATCGAATGGACGATCCTCACGGGCCTGGCCCTGAATTGTGAGATCGCGGAATACAGTCTCTTTTACCGGAAGAATTATTTCTACCCCGATCTGCCTTCCGAATACCAGCGCTCCATGTATGACTATCCCCTGTGCCGGAACGGCTATCTGGAGATCGATACGCCGGATGGGCCCCGGCGGGTGCGCATCCGCCGCGTTCACATCGAGGAGGACACCGGAAAGCTGATCCACGTCGGCGGGGCTACGCTGGTCGACTTCAACCGCGCCGGGGTTCCCCTGATGGAGATCGTCACCGAACCGGATATGCATTCCGTGGAGGAAGTGAAAGCCTTCGCCATCGCCCTGCGCACGCTGCTCCGCTACCTCGGAGTGAACTCGGGAGATATGGAAAAGGGCGTGATCCGCTTCGAGGCGAACGTCTCGGTGCGCCCGAAAGGGGAGACCCGATTGGGCACCCGGACCGAGATCAAGAACCTGAACAGCTTCCGGGCCCTGGTGCGGGCCGTGGAATACGAGATCCGACGGCAGATCGAGATCGTCCGCTCCGGCGGCCGGGTGGAACAGGAGACGATGGGCTGGGATGAGGCGCGAGGGATCACCGTTCCCCAACGGGGGAAAGAGCACGCCCACGATTATCGCTATTTCCCGGAGCCGGACATCCCGCCGCTGATGATCTCCCGGGAGTGGGTGGAGGAGATCCGCGCCATGCTGCCGGAGCTGCCCCGAGCCCGGCTGGCCCGCTTCGAGCAGGCTTACGGCCTCACCCGATACGAAGCCGCCCTGCTGACGGAGGATCATCGGGTCGCCGATTATTTCGAGCGCGCCGTGATGCTGGCCCGCGAGGGAGAGCCGGCGGTGGAGCCCCGAACCCTGGCCGCCTGGATCACCGGGGAGCTGTTCCGGCTCATGAACGAAGCCAATCGGGAGATCCAGGACGTGCGGGTGCCCCCGGAGTCCCTGGTGGAACTGATCCGCATGGTCCAGCGGGGGGAGATCAATATGAACACCGGCAAACTGGTTCTGCGCGAGGCCTTCGAGACCGGAGAGGCCCCCCGCCGCATCGTGGAGGCCAGGGGGCTGGCCCAGATCCGGGACGTGGAGGCCCTTCGGGAGATCGTCCGTCAGGTGATCGAGGCGAACCCTAAAGAGGTGGAGAGCTACCTGCGGGGGAAGGAAGGCGTGCTCAAATGGTTCGTCGGGCAGGTCATGCGCGCAACGCGTGGTCAGGCGGATCCCCAGCGGGTGAACGAGCTGGTTCGCGAAGCCCTGGAGGCGCGCCGCGCCTCTCCCGCCTGA
- a CDS encoding retroviral-like aspartic protease family protein, with protein sequence MGLTYIEGTVTGPTGKQAVVRFLVDSGATYTLLPYEIWQAIELKPKRSATFVLADGTTIERQISECHIALPQGEGHTPVILGEPGDEAVLGVVTLEILGLVLNPFTRTLQPMRMLLV encoded by the coding sequence ATGGGATTGACCTACATCGAAGGCACGGTGACGGGCCCAACCGGAAAACAGGCGGTCGTCCGCTTTCTCGTCGACAGCGGAGCGACCTACACCCTGCTTCCCTATGAGATCTGGCAGGCCATCGAGCTGAAGCCGAAACGCTCGGCCACGTTCGTCCTGGCGGACGGCACAACCATCGAGCGTCAGATCTCCGAATGCCACATCGCCTTGCCCCAAGGGGAAGGGCATACCCCGGTCATCCTCGGGGAGCCCGGGGACGAGGCCGTGCTGGGGGTGGTGACCCTGGAGATCCTGGGGTTGGTGCTCAATCCGTTCACCCGCACCCTCCAGCCTATGCGAATGCTGCTGGTGTGA
- the sdhA gene encoding succinate dehydrogenase flavoprotein subunit — protein sequence MKVHRHQFDAVVVGAGGAGLMAALYASKQVKTAVLSKLYPTRSHTGTAQGGIAAPLGNMEEDRPEWYAYDTVKGGDWLVDQDAAEILAHESIEAIIELEHMGLPFDRTPDGKIAQRRFGGHTRNFGEAPVMRACHSADRTGHMILQTLYQQCIKHNVTFFDEFFVTDLILEDGVVRGVVAIEIATGDIHVFHSKAVLFATGGAGRIYKVTSNAHSLTGDGMAIVWRRGLPLEDMEFFQFHPTGIYKLGILLSEAARGEGAVLINDKGERFMERYAPTLKDLASRDVISRAIYMEIREGRGIGGKDYVYLDMRPETINRFKSAPGGREVTAEYLEHKLPDIIEFVRVYLGIDPMREPVPIQPTAHYAMGGIPTDVHGRVIRDERNTPVPGLYAAGECACVSVHGANRLGTNSLVDLVVFGRRAGRHMAEYCQQADFAPLPPEPEAYTIEMVERIRNGTGEERVPLLRTELQETMQTYVSVFREASGLETAIEKIRELQERYRHIRIDDKGYRFNTDLLEAIELGFLLDVAEATAFSALNRTESRGAHYREDYPKRDDENWLKHTLIWRQDGRVTFAYKPVVITKWPPKERKY from the coding sequence ATGAAAGTCCATCGGCATCAATTCGATGCGGTGGTGGTGGGCGCAGGGGGCGCTGGCCTCATGGCCGCCCTCTACGCCTCCAAGCAGGTCAAGACTGCGGTCCTCAGCAAGCTCTACCCCACCCGTTCCCACACCGGGACGGCCCAGGGGGGCATCGCCGCGCCCCTGGGGAACATGGAGGAGGACCGGCCGGAGTGGTACGCCTACGACACGGTGAAGGGCGGAGACTGGCTGGTGGACCAGGACGCGGCGGAGATCCTGGCCCATGAGTCCATCGAGGCCATCATCGAGCTGGAGCACATGGGCCTGCCCTTCGACCGGACGCCCGACGGCAAGATCGCCCAGCGCCGGTTCGGCGGGCACACCCGCAACTTCGGCGAGGCGCCGGTCATGCGAGCCTGCCACTCCGCCGACCGCACCGGCCACATGATCCTCCAGACCCTCTACCAGCAGTGCATCAAGCACAACGTCACTTTCTTCGATGAGTTCTTCGTCACCGACCTGATCCTGGAGGACGGGGTGGTCCGAGGGGTAGTGGCCATTGAGATCGCTACCGGGGACATCCATGTCTTCCACAGCAAGGCGGTGCTTTTCGCCACGGGCGGCGCCGGGCGGATCTACAAGGTCACCTCCAACGCCCACTCCCTCACCGGCGACGGCATGGCCATCGTGTGGCGACGGGGGCTTCCCCTGGAGGACATGGAGTTCTTCCAGTTCCACCCCACCGGCATCTACAAGCTGGGGATCCTGCTCAGCGAGGCGGCCCGGGGCGAAGGGGCCGTGCTGATCAACGATAAAGGGGAACGCTTCATGGAGCGCTACGCCCCCACCCTGAAGGACCTGGCCAGCCGGGATGTGATCTCCCGGGCCATCTATATGGAGATCCGGGAGGGCCGCGGCATCGGCGGAAAGGATTACGTCTATCTGGACATGCGGCCGGAGACCATCAACCGCTTCAAGAGCGCGCCGGGCGGCCGGGAGGTCACGGCGGAATACCTGGAGCACAAGCTCCCGGACATCATCGAGTTCGTCCGCGTCTACCTGGGGATCGACCCCATGCGGGAGCCGGTGCCTATCCAGCCCACCGCCCACTACGCCATGGGTGGCATCCCCACGGACGTGCACGGACGGGTGATCCGTGACGAGCGCAACACCCCTGTCCCCGGCCTCTACGCCGCCGGCGAGTGCGCCTGCGTGTCGGTGCACGGGGCCAATCGCCTGGGGACCAACTCCCTGGTGGACCTGGTGGTTTTCGGCCGGCGGGCGGGCCGTCACATGGCGGAATACTGCCAGCAGGCCGACTTCGCCCCCCTCCCACCGGAACCGGAGGCTTATACCATCGAGATGGTGGAGCGCATCCGCAACGGGACCGGCGAGGAGCGCGTCCCGCTCCTCCGGACCGAGCTGCAGGAGACCATGCAGACCTATGTGAGCGTGTTCCGCGAGGCCAGCGGCCTGGAGACGGCCATCGAGAAGATCCGGGAGCTGCAGGAGCGCTACCGCCACATCCGCATCGACGACAAGGGTTACCGCTTCAACACCGATCTGCTGGAGGCCATCGAGCTGGGCTTCCTGCTGGATGTGGCGGAGGCGACGGCCTTCAGCGCCCTGAACCGCACGGAGAGCCGGGGCGCCCACTATCGGGAGGACTATCCGAAACGGGACGATGAGAACTGGCTCAAGCACACGCTGATCTGGCGCCAGGATGGCCGGGTGACTTTCGCTTACAAACCCGTGGTCATCACCAAATGGCCGCCGAAGGAGCGGAAGTATTGA
- a CDS encoding succinate dehydrogenase iron-sulfur subunit, giving the protein MKVRLRIQRFNPEKDRKPWWGEYEVEAEPVDRVLDALHYVKWYIDGTLTLRRSCAHGICGSDAMRINGRNRLACKVLVREAMEEGRGVITVQPLPGLPVIKDLVVDMEPFFAKYRMIMPYLINNDPPPERERLQTPEERERYDDTTKCILCAACTTSCPSFWANGEYIGPAAIVQAHRFIFDSRDQGAAERLRVLNEWFGVWRCRTIFNCVEACPRGIQITRAIEEVKQAILTGRLS; this is encoded by the coding sequence ATGAAGGTGCGATTGCGCATCCAGCGGTTTAACCCGGAGAAGGATCGTAAGCCGTGGTGGGGGGAATACGAAGTCGAGGCCGAGCCGGTGGATCGGGTGCTGGACGCCCTCCACTATGTCAAGTGGTATATCGATGGCACCCTCACCCTCCGTCGCTCCTGCGCCCACGGCATCTGCGGATCCGACGCGATGCGCATCAACGGCCGCAACCGCCTGGCCTGCAAGGTCCTGGTCCGTGAGGCTATGGAGGAAGGGCGGGGGGTGATCACCGTTCAGCCCCTCCCGGGGCTTCCGGTGATTAAGGATCTGGTCGTCGACATGGAGCCCTTCTTCGCCAAATACCGGATGATTATGCCTTACCTGATCAACAACGATCCCCCGCCGGAGCGGGAGCGACTGCAGACGCCGGAGGAGCGCGAGCGCTACGATGACACCACTAAATGCATCCTGTGCGCGGCGTGCACCACGTCCTGCCCCTCCTTCTGGGCCAACGGTGAATACATCGGGCCGGCGGCCATCGTCCAGGCCCACCGCTTCATCTTCGACAGCCGGGATCAGGGGGCCGCGGAACGGTTGCGGGTCCTTAATGAGTGGTTCGGGGTCTGGCGTTGCCGCACCATCTTCAACTGTGTGGAGGCATGCCCGCGGGGGATCCAGATCACCCGGGCCATCGAGGAGGTCAAGCAGGCGATCCTCACCGGACGCCTGTCATGA
- a CDS encoding HEPN domain-containing protein — MPSRHQDWLAQGLRDLQAARSMLEGGFYEWAAFQAHPAAEKGLRALLRFHHREYRGHRLVAMLEELSQKLPIPEGLFEAARELDLHDMGSRYPNRFAEGYPAQYDDRKIAQRCVEHAGRIMGFVQHNLGEQPPGP, encoded by the coding sequence ATGCCCTCCCGTCACCAGGACTGGCTGGCCCAGGGGTTGCGGGATCTGCAGGCTGCCCGCTCGATGCTGGAGGGAGGCTTCTACGAGTGGGCAGCCTTCCAAGCCCATCCGGCGGCCGAGAAGGGTTTGAGGGCGCTGCTTCGTTTCCATCATCGGGAGTATCGAGGACACCGCCTGGTCGCCATGCTCGAGGAGCTCTCACAAAAGCTGCCGATCCCTGAAGGGCTGTTCGAGGCAGCCCGGGAGCTGGACTTGCATGATATGGGCTCGCGTTATCCGAACCGCTTCGCTGAGGGCTATCCGGCTCAATACGATGATCGGAAAATCGCCCAGCGGTGTGTGGAACATGCCGGGCGGATCATGGGGTTCGTGCAGCACAACTTGGGAGAACAGCCCCCAGGCCCATGA
- a CDS encoding glycosyltransferase: MKSGSVPVRRVAMISVHTCPLATLGGKDTGGMNVYVRELTRELTRRGIGVDVFTRSQNPHLPHIVHELGPGGRVIHVPAGPEAPIDKHQILPYLSEFIEWVRRFAEREGLVYDVIHSHYWLSGLAALALRPIWRAPVIQMFHTLGKMKNRVARRAEEQEPPARLEAERRLVREADHLVAATPLEKAQLSWLYGATPSHITVIPPGVDVQRFRPIPKMEARRILGFPPERRYVLFVGRIEPLKGLETLMRAVAILAQDCPTWTRDFAVVVIGGDPDATADAEMQRLQQLREELGITDLIAFLGAKAQETLPYYYNAADVVVMPSDYESFGLVALEAMACGTPVIASDVGGLLYLVRDGETGLRVPRRQPIALARALDRLLRDEALRQRLGENARRWAQGFAWSIIADRVLNLYDEVLKTNRGRARPSICYGRWSARLY, encoded by the coding sequence GTGAAGAGCGGTTCCGTTCCAGTTCGCCGGGTGGCGATGATCAGCGTTCATACATGCCCTCTGGCCACCCTGGGGGGCAAAGACACGGGGGGGATGAACGTTTACGTCCGCGAATTGACCCGGGAGCTGACCCGCCGGGGCATCGGGGTGGACGTCTTCACCCGATCCCAGAACCCTCATCTCCCCCATATTGTTCATGAGCTGGGGCCCGGAGGACGCGTGATCCATGTTCCGGCTGGCCCCGAAGCTCCCATCGACAAGCATCAGATCCTCCCCTATCTGTCGGAATTCATCGAATGGGTTCGGCGTTTTGCGGAGCGAGAGGGGCTGGTCTACGATGTGATCCACAGTCATTACTGGCTCTCGGGCTTGGCGGCGCTGGCCCTGCGACCGATATGGCGGGCCCCCGTGATCCAGATGTTTCACACGCTGGGGAAGATGAAGAACCGGGTCGCCCGGCGGGCGGAGGAGCAGGAACCCCCTGCGCGCCTGGAGGCCGAGCGACGGCTGGTTCGCGAGGCGGATCATCTGGTGGCGGCCACGCCGCTGGAGAAAGCCCAGCTCTCGTGGCTATACGGCGCCACTCCGTCCCATATCACGGTCATCCCTCCGGGGGTGGACGTCCAGCGGTTCCGCCCCATCCCCAAGATGGAGGCCCGGCGGATCCTGGGGTTCCCCCCGGAGCGGCGTTATGTGTTGTTCGTTGGACGGATCGAGCCCCTGAAAGGCCTGGAAACCCTGATGCGGGCGGTCGCCATCCTGGCTCAGGATTGCCCGACCTGGACCCGGGATTTTGCGGTGGTGGTGATCGGAGGCGATCCGGATGCGACGGCGGATGCGGAGATGCAACGCCTGCAGCAGCTCCGGGAGGAGCTGGGGATCACGGATCTGATCGCCTTTCTGGGGGCCAAAGCTCAGGAGACACTCCCTTATTACTATAATGCGGCCGATGTCGTGGTCATGCCCTCGGATTACGAATCCTTCGGGCTGGTGGCCCTGGAAGCCATGGCATGCGGCACGCCGGTCATCGCTTCGGATGTAGGAGGATTGCTTTACCTGGTCCGCGATGGGGAGACCGGCCTGCGGGTACCCCGACGCCAGCCGATCGCCCTGGCGCGGGCGCTCGATCGGCTTCTGCGGGATGAAGCGCTGCGGCAACGGTTGGGGGAGAACGCCCGTCGCTGGGCGCAGGGGTTCGCCTGGTCGATCATTGCGGACCGGGTTCTGAACCTTTACGACGAAGTCCTGAAAACGAATCGAGGCCGCGCCAGGCCATCGATCTGCTATGGGCGCTGGAGCGCGCGGTTGTATTGA